A genomic region of Negativicutes bacterium contains the following coding sequences:
- a CDS encoding tyrosine-type recombinase/integrase has protein sequence MNTTSDNKFFLKKNNLIQTNKKLSLKSKKRLQKTKSDNTLRAYESDWLDFYDWCNHAKLSPLPAEPETVINYINDLADNAKANTVSRRLSAISENHKAANFFEQNPCRHALVRNALDSIKREKGTMQHGKAPILMEDITELSSYFAIGDITGIRDKALVLIGFMGAFRRSELVAINIEDLSFTNDGVIILISKSKGDQDGRGEYVAIPYASNHNICAVTALKNWINELPDKSGPLFRPLNKHKQIRNQRLTSQSVALILKKYVALAGFNPDDFAGHSLRRGFATSAAQHDVDERNIMQQTRHKSEKMVRRYIEQGNLFKNNPLHKMF, from the coding sequence ATGAATACTACTAGTGATAACAAGTTTTTTCTTAAAAAGAATAATCTTATTCAAACAAATAAAAAATTATCTTTAAAAAGTAAAAAAAGATTGCAAAAAACAAAATCTGATAACACTCTCAGAGCTTATGAATCTGATTGGCTGGACTTTTATGATTGGTGTAACCATGCTAAATTAAGTCCACTACCGGCTGAACCAGAAACTGTTATTAACTATATCAATGATTTAGCTGATAATGCTAAAGCTAATACTGTGTCACGTCGCTTAAGTGCTATTTCTGAAAATCATAAAGCTGCTAACTTTTTTGAACAAAATCCTTGTCGCCACGCCTTAGTCCGTAATGCCTTAGATTCTATTAAACGTGAAAAAGGTACAATGCAACATGGTAAAGCACCAATACTTATGGAAGATATTACAGAGTTAAGCTCTTATTTTGCTATTGGTGATATTACTGGTATTCGTGATAAAGCTCTTGTTTTAATAGGATTTATGGGGGCATTTAGGCGCTCTGAACTAGTTGCTATTAATATCGAAGATTTAAGCTTTACTAATGATGGTGTTATTATTTTAATATCAAAGTCTAAAGGTGACCAAGATGGGCGTGGTGAATATGTCGCTATCCCCTACGCTTCTAATCATAATATTTGCGCAGTTACAGCTCTTAAAAATTGGATAAATGAATTGCCGGATAAATCAGGGCCGTTATTTAGACCACTTAATAAACATAAACAAATCCGCAATCAAAGATTAACCAGTCAATCAGTAGCTTTAATTTTAAAGAAATATGTCGCTTTAGCTGGTTTTAATCCTGATGATTTTGCCGGTCATAGTCTACGTCGAGGTTTTGCTACCAGTGCAGCACAACATGATGTTGATGAGCGTAATATTATGCAACAAACTCGTCATAAATCTGAAAAAATGGTTCGACGCTATATTGAACAAGGTAATTTATTTAAAAATAATCCATTGCATAAAATGTTTTAA
- a CDS encoding aminotransferase class I/II-fold pyridoxal phosphate-dependent enzyme, with translation MLTSIAASHSKGKFATDKIFGASGAAVKATAEFGKDKVVNATIGAIMDDNEELACIPTVEKVLREMPINDLINYAPIAGLPSYLDATINLTFQDNKPDAYINAVATAGGSGVIHHTIWNYSEIGDTILTSDWYWGPYTVLCKEALRKLDTYQLFDEQQNFNIKAFELKVNDLLKKQDSLVIIINTPAHNPTGFSLTDDDWTKVLDVCKTEAKDSTKKITILVDIAYIDYAGEKNETRRFLKQFSNLPANILGILAFSMSKGYTMYGQRTGAMIGISSSKEISKEFADINQYTSRATWSNINRGAMQLLATIYNDKQLLSQFEKERDGFYELIKERANIFMAEAKECGLNMLPYRAGFFISIPSSDSDAVCNKLHDDLIYAVPLAAGVRIAVCAVPSRKIKGMAEKTLKAMKNC, from the coding sequence ATGTTAACAAGTATTGCTGCCTCTCATTCTAAAGGAAAATTTGCAACTGACAAGATTTTTGGTGCCAGTGGTGCTGCAGTAAAAGCAACTGCAGAATTTGGTAAAGATAAAGTAGTGAACGCAACAATTGGAGCGATAATGGATGATAATGAAGAATTAGCCTGCATCCCCACTGTTGAAAAAGTTTTAAGAGAAATGCCAATTAATGATTTAATAAATTATGCACCGATAGCGGGACTACCTAGTTATCTTGATGCTACAATCAACTTAACTTTCCAAGATAATAAGCCTGATGCTTATATCAATGCTGTAGCAACGGCAGGTGGTAGCGGAGTAATACATCATACTATTTGGAATTATTCTGAAATTGGTGATACAATTCTTACCTCAGATTGGTATTGGGGTCCGTATACTGTCTTATGTAAAGAAGCGTTACGTAAACTTGATACTTACCAATTATTTGACGAACAACAAAATTTCAATATTAAGGCCTTTGAGTTAAAAGTTAATGACTTATTGAAAAAACAAGATTCACTGGTTATCATCATTAATACGCCGGCTCATAATCCAACAGGATTTAGTTTAACTGATGATGATTGGACAAAAGTACTCGATGTTTGTAAAACTGAAGCAAAAGATAGTACGAAAAAAATTACAATTTTAGTTGATATTGCCTATATTGATTATGCCGGAGAAAAAAATGAAACTCGTCGTTTCTTAAAACAGTTCAGCAACTTGCCTGCTAATATTTTAGGAATCTTGGCATTCAGCATGTCTAAAGGTTATACGATGTATGGTCAACGTACCGGTGCAATGATTGGGATATCTTCCAGTAAAGAAATCAGCAAAGAGTTTGCCGATATTAATCAATACACTAGCAGAGCAACTTGGTCAAATATCAATAGGGGAGCAATGCAATTGCTTGCGACGATCTATAATGATAAACAATTGCTATCACAGTTTGAAAAAGAGCGTGATGGTTTTTATGAATTAATTAAAGAACGGGCGAATATCTTTATGGCTGAAGCTAAAGAATGTGGTTTAAATATGTTACCATATCGTGCAGGATTCTTTATCTCCATACCATCATCTGATTCAGATGCTGTTTGCAATAAATTACATGATGATTTAATCTATGCAGTTCCATTAGCGGCTGGTGTTAGAATTGCTGTTTGTGCAGTACCATCCCGTAAAATTAAAGGAATGGCCGAAAAAACATTAAAAGCAATGAAAAATTGCTAA